From the genome of Candidatus Electrothrix communis, one region includes:
- a CDS encoding ABC transporter substrate-binding protein, with translation MNKTVRLIAALCTLTLCFTLASCGSDRKKTIKVGLNVPMTGDIPKVGEGSKYAAEMWLEDIQKAGGIEVGGEKYAVELIIEDNESKAESAVKANTKLITQNDALIIIGPQSSKQAIPAGDVANNYETPMISPWSTNPDTTANRPYVFRGCFLDPFQGPVLANFITDEFKFTKAAVLYDVASDYPKGLAEFFKKSWEEKHEEGSVVAYESFTTKDADFSSQLTKIIRSGAEVLFTPQYYNEVALIVQQAKELGWQGPIVGSDSWGSAETIELCGEACYGQFFSTHYAAAGAKGATKDFIDRYQAKYGYVPDDVAALTWDALGLAKAAIEGAGKLTGRAKQDRKAVRDALANVKDFQGITGKMTFTEEGDPIKCAVIVKISDKGEYEFYKSICPE, from the coding sequence ATGAACAAAACCGTCCGGCTCATAGCCGCACTCTGTACCCTCACCCTTTGCTTTACCCTTGCCTCTTGCGGCTCCGACAGAAAAAAGACCATCAAAGTGGGACTGAACGTCCCCATGACCGGTGACATTCCCAAGGTCGGTGAAGGCAGCAAATATGCCGCTGAAATGTGGCTGGAGGATATCCAAAAGGCCGGAGGCATTGAAGTCGGCGGCGAAAAATACGCGGTGGAGCTTATCATCGAAGATAATGAGTCCAAAGCCGAATCTGCGGTCAAGGCCAACACCAAGCTGATCACCCAGAACGACGCCCTGATTATCATCGGCCCCCAATCCTCCAAACAGGCCATCCCGGCTGGCGACGTGGCCAATAACTACGAAACCCCGATGATCAGCCCCTGGTCCACCAACCCGGACACCACCGCAAATCGCCCCTATGTCTTCCGGGGCTGCTTCCTTGATCCCTTCCAGGGGCCGGTGCTGGCCAACTTTATCACGGATGAGTTCAAATTCACCAAGGCCGCAGTGCTCTACGATGTGGCCAGCGATTACCCTAAGGGGTTGGCTGAGTTCTTTAAAAAATCATGGGAGGAAAAACACGAGGAAGGATCAGTGGTCGCCTATGAGAGTTTCACTACCAAGGATGCCGATTTCAGCTCCCAGCTCACCAAGATCATTCGCTCCGGTGCTGAAGTGCTCTTCACCCCGCAGTATTATAACGAGGTCGCTCTGATCGTGCAGCAGGCCAAGGAACTGGGCTGGCAAGGCCCCATTGTGGGTAGCGATAGCTGGGGTTCCGCCGAGACCATTGAACTCTGCGGCGAGGCCTGTTACGGCCAGTTTTTCAGCACTCATTATGCAGCCGCCGGTGCCAAGGGTGCCACCAAGGATTTTATTGATCGCTACCAGGCCAAATACGGTTATGTGCCCGATGACGTAGCTGCTCTGACCTGGGATGCCCTGGGGCTGGCCAAGGCTGCCATCGAAGGTGCCGGAAAACTTACCGGTCGGGCGAAACAAGATCGCAAGGCAGTGCGTGATGCCCTGGCCAACGTGAAGGATTTTCAAGGCATTACCGGCAAGATGACCTTTACCGAAGAAGGGGATCCCATAAAATGCGCTGTGATTGTTAAAATCAGCGACAAGGGCGAGTACGAATTTTACAAGTCGATTTGTCCAGAATAA
- a CDS encoding SO_0444 family Cu/Zn efflux transporter gives MSFLYDALSSSWNLLNQSAIYMLFGLLIGGLLKEYLSPAYVAAHLGSGRFSSVFKAALLGIPIPLCSCGVLPAAATLKKQGANNGAVTAFLISTPESGIDSISITWALLDPIMTIARPVSAFISAAVAGITENLFSFSDPTVSSNLKGQNNAPTRGLSSCGCGCSGKQQQEGLLKKEAATKKGFLKRFPGKLKAGIKYAIFDIWEELAGWFIVGLLLAGVITALLPDAFITAYLGGGLSSMLLMLLIGIPLYICATASTPIAAAFIMKGVSPGAALVFLLVGPATNITSLSVLVGLLGKRATALYLTSIAVVSVLCGLAVDAVYSMLGISVIAAVAKHGKMLPEQLTVAASLVLLALSIRPIKNSLQRRFERKKDKCCSSDDISSCACGDDAAPPLQPLSNLRKKD, from the coding sequence ATGTCTTTTTTGTATGATGCGCTTTCTTCGTCGTGGAACCTGCTCAACCAATCAGCAATCTACATGCTGTTCGGCCTGCTGATCGGCGGACTGCTCAAGGAATACCTGTCTCCCGCCTATGTAGCAGCCCATCTGGGTTCTGGCCGCTTTAGCTCTGTGTTTAAAGCAGCCCTGCTCGGCATCCCCATCCCGCTTTGCTCCTGCGGTGTGTTGCCCGCAGCAGCCACCCTAAAAAAACAAGGAGCCAATAACGGGGCAGTGACTGCTTTTCTGATATCCACCCCAGAGTCTGGGATTGATTCGATCTCTATCACCTGGGCCCTGCTTGATCCGATCATGACCATTGCCCGCCCGGTTTCTGCGTTTATTTCCGCTGCTGTTGCCGGTATAACAGAGAATCTTTTTTCTTTTTCCGACCCGACTGTTTCGTCGAACCTGAAGGGTCAAAACAACGCACCGACACGAGGGCTGAGTTCCTGCGGTTGTGGTTGCAGCGGAAAACAGCAGCAAGAAGGTCTCTTAAAGAAAGAGGCTGCAACAAAGAAGGGCTTTCTGAAGAGATTCCCTGGAAAACTCAAGGCTGGTATCAAGTATGCGATCTTTGATATCTGGGAAGAGCTGGCTGGCTGGTTTATCGTTGGTCTTCTGCTGGCCGGAGTTATTACGGCGCTCCTGCCTGATGCCTTTATCACCGCCTATCTTGGTGGCGGTCTCAGCTCCATGCTCCTGATGCTACTTATCGGCATCCCACTCTATATCTGCGCCACCGCCTCCACTCCTATTGCAGCGGCCTTTATCATGAAAGGGGTCAGTCCGGGGGCAGCCTTGGTCTTTTTGCTGGTTGGACCAGCCACCAATATAACCTCTCTGTCTGTACTGGTCGGTCTTTTAGGAAAACGGGCCACAGCTCTCTATCTCACTTCTATCGCGGTTGTCAGTGTGCTCTGCGGCTTGGCAGTGGATGCGGTATACAGCATGCTCGGTATTTCCGTTATTGCTGCGGTGGCAAAGCATGGAAAGATGCTGCCTGAACAGCTGACTGTGGCTGCGAGCTTGGTGTTGCTCGCCCTGTCGATCCGCCCGATAAAAAACAGCCTCCAACGACGGTTCGAACGGAAGAAAGACAAGTGCTGTTCTTCCGATGATATTTCTTCTTGCGCCTGTGGCGATGATGCGGCCCCGCCGTTGCAGCCGCTCAGTAATCTGCGGAAAAAAGACTGA